One Pantoea trifolii genomic region harbors:
- a CDS encoding ABC transporter permease, which yields MTISFPRLIGLLLLCVLLGFAFLLPLIHHGDPLEQDLLQMLHAPSGGNLLGFDHLGRDMLTRLSAALRLSLGLAALCVMSALLAGVLAGVCSALYGGWLDRLLSMLGDMCLALPGLLLVLLLAAIAPDSPGMLWLGISLVLWVEFFRVTRATLRPIVHAPGMQASTLLGFSALYRFRRHLWPALAPVLTTLTLFAFSSAIMAVSALGFISVGVRPPTPELGLMMTELLPFAWEAPWLLMQPVIALFLLLISLNLLMKKESK from the coding sequence ATGACCATTTCCTTCCCGCGTCTTATTGGCCTGCTGTTGTTGTGCGTGCTGCTTGGCTTCGCCTTCCTGCTGCCCCTGATTCATCACGGCGATCCGCTGGAACAGGATCTGCTGCAGATGCTGCACGCGCCGAGCGGCGGCAATCTTCTCGGATTTGATCATCTGGGCCGCGACATGCTGACGCGCCTCAGTGCCGCGTTGCGTCTTTCGCTTGGCCTCGCTGCATTATGTGTGATGAGCGCGCTGCTCGCGGGCGTGCTGGCCGGCGTATGCAGCGCGCTGTATGGCGGCTGGCTTGATCGTCTGCTCAGCATGCTCGGCGACATGTGTCTGGCATTGCCGGGATTGCTGCTGGTGTTGCTGTTAGCGGCGATTGCGCCGGATTCTCCCGGCATGTTATGGCTGGGGATTTCGCTGGTGCTGTGGGTGGAGTTCTTCCGCGTCACGCGTGCAACTCTGCGCCCGATTGTGCATGCGCCCGGCATGCAGGCCTCAACGCTGCTCGGTTTCTCGGCACTCTACCGTTTTCGACGTCATCTGTGGCCCGCGTTAGCGCCGGTATTAACTACGTTGACACTGTTCGCGTTCAGCAGCGCCATCATGGCGGTATCGGCGCTCGGGTTTATCAGCGTCGGTGTTCGTCCGCCTACGCCAGAACTGGGATTGATGATGACCGAACTGCTGCCGTTCGCCTGGGAAGCCCCGTGGCTGTTAATGCAGCCGGTAATCGCGCTGTTTCTGCTGTTGATCAGCCTGAATCTGTTGATGAAAAAGGAGAGCAAATGA
- a CDS encoding ABC transporter permease, with amino-acid sequence MIKLLGWRLAQAAFVVLAVGLLTWFLVQALPGDMAWRIASGRYGYDRVDANAVALVQQELSGSLHQGSALLHWLFDLLQFNFGRSLVSGEPVMDELRWQLSQTLALAGTSLLLTIIFTLPLGIWAGCHANGKLDRALFWLSALLKSVPHFALGMLLIVLLALQLDWLPSAGHGELRHFLLPSLTLALSLTAVGVRVVREATYQVVTSGYYRWGAQKGLAPATLMRRHGMRNLASPVLTWFGMQFVWLVEGVVVVETLFAWPGIGHALVHAIFARDVPVIQASAMTLGLLFVLLNMLVDAGCYLLDPRGARA; translated from the coding sequence ATGATAAAGCTTTTAGGCTGGCGCTTAGCGCAGGCAGCTTTCGTGGTGCTGGCAGTAGGTTTACTCACCTGGTTTCTGGTGCAGGCCTTGCCCGGCGACATGGCGTGGCGCATTGCCAGCGGGCGTTATGGATATGATCGTGTGGATGCCAACGCGGTGGCGCTGGTGCAGCAGGAACTGAGCGGCTCGTTGCATCAGGGCAGCGCGTTGCTGCACTGGCTATTCGATCTGCTGCAGTTCAACTTTGGTCGTTCACTGGTGTCCGGCGAACCGGTGATGGATGAACTGCGCTGGCAGCTGAGTCAAACGCTGGCGCTGGCAGGAACATCACTGTTACTGACGATTATCTTCACTTTGCCGCTGGGCATTTGGGCGGGATGTCACGCCAATGGCAAGCTCGATCGCGCGTTGTTCTGGCTGAGTGCGCTGCTGAAATCGGTGCCGCATTTTGCGCTTGGCATGCTGCTAATTGTGTTACTGGCGCTGCAACTCGACTGGCTGCCTAGCGCCGGGCACGGCGAGCTGCGTCATTTTCTGTTGCCATCGTTAACGCTGGCATTGTCGCTCACCGCAGTGGGCGTGCGCGTAGTGCGTGAAGCGACTTATCAAGTTGTCACGTCAGGCTATTACCGCTGGGGCGCGCAGAAGGGGTTAGCGCCAGCAACGCTAATGCGTCGTCACGGCATGCGTAATCTGGCATCGCCGGTGTTGACCTGGTTTGGTATGCAGTTTGTCTGGCTGGTGGAAGGCGTGGTGGTGGTGGAAACGCTGTTTGCCTGGCCCGGCATTGGTCACGCGCTGGTGCATGCCATCTTTGCCCGCGATGTGCCGGTGATTCAGGCCAGCGCCATGACGCTCGGACTGCTGTTCGTGCTGCTGAATATGCTGGTGGATGCGGGTTGTTATCTGCTTGATCCCCGAGGAGCACGCGCATGA